A genome region from Choloepus didactylus isolate mChoDid1 chromosome 14, mChoDid1.pri, whole genome shotgun sequence includes the following:
- the GEM gene encoding GTP-binding protein GEM isoform X2, whose translation MTLNNVTMRQGTVAMQPQQQRWSIPADGRHLMVQKEPHQYNHRNRHSAAPEDPCRRSWSSDSTDSVISSESGNTYYRVVLIGEQGVGKSTLANIFAGVHDSMDSDCEVLGEDTYERTLIVDGESATIILLDIWENKGENEWLQDHCMQVGDAYLIVYSITDRASFEKASELRIQLRRARQTEDIPIILVGNKSDLVRCREVSVSEGRACAVVFDCKFIETSAAVQHNVKELFEGIVRQVRLRRDSKEKNERRLAYQKRRESIPRKARRFWGKIVAKNNKNMAFKLKSKSCHDLSVL comes from the exons ATGACTCTGAATAATGTCACCATGCGCCAGGGCACCGTGGCCATGCAGCCGCAGCAGCAGCGCTGGAGCATCCCGGCTGATGGCAGGCATCTGATGGTTCAGAAAGAGCCCCACCAGTACAACCACCGCAACCGTCACTCTGCTGCCCCTGAGGACCCCTGCCGCCGGAGCTGGTCCTCTGACTCCACAGACTCGGTCATCTCCTCTGAATCAGGGAACACCTACTACCGGGTGGTGCTCATTGGGGAGCAGGGGGTGGGCAAGTCCACTCTGGCCAACATCTTTGCAGGCGTGCACGACAGCATGGACAGCGACTGTGAGGTGCTGGGAG aAGATACATATGAGCGAACCCTGATTGTTGATGGAGAAAGTGCGACAATTATACTCCTGGACATATGGGAAAATAAG GGAGAGAATGAATGGCTCCAAGACCACTGCATGCAAGTCGGGGATGCGTACCTGATTGTCTATTCCATCACTGACCGAGCGAGCTTTGAGAAGGCGTCTGAGCTGCGAATCCAGCTGCGCAGGGCCCGGCAGACAGAGGACATTCCTATAATCTTGGTTGGCAACAAAAGTGACCTGGTGCGGTGTCGAGAAGTGTCTGTATCAG AAGGGAGAGCATGTGCTGTGGTGTTCGACTGCAAGTTCATTGAGACCTCCGCGGCTGTCCAGCACAACGTCAAAGAGCTGTTTGAGGGCATTGTGCGGCAGGTGCGCCTTCGACGGGACAGCAAGGAGAAGAATGAGCGGCGTCTGGCCtaccagaaaagaagggagagcaTCCCCAGGAAAGCCAGGCGTTTCTGGGGCAAGATtgtggccaaaaacaacaaaaatatggcCTTCAAGCTCAAGTCCAAATCCTGCCATGACCTCTCTGTGCTCTAG
- the GEM gene encoding GTP-binding protein GEM isoform X1 encodes MEEAGRQWMLLTDPTMTLNNVTMRQGTVAMQPQQQRWSIPADGRHLMVQKEPHQYNHRNRHSAAPEDPCRRSWSSDSTDSVISSESGNTYYRVVLIGEQGVGKSTLANIFAGVHDSMDSDCEVLGEDTYERTLIVDGESATIILLDIWENKGENEWLQDHCMQVGDAYLIVYSITDRASFEKASELRIQLRRARQTEDIPIILVGNKSDLVRCREVSVSEGRACAVVFDCKFIETSAAVQHNVKELFEGIVRQVRLRRDSKEKNERRLAYQKRRESIPRKARRFWGKIVAKNNKNMAFKLKSKSCHDLSVL; translated from the exons GACCCAACGATGACTCTGAATAATGTCACCATGCGCCAGGGCACCGTGGCCATGCAGCCGCAGCAGCAGCGCTGGAGCATCCCGGCTGATGGCAGGCATCTGATGGTTCAGAAAGAGCCCCACCAGTACAACCACCGCAACCGTCACTCTGCTGCCCCTGAGGACCCCTGCCGCCGGAGCTGGTCCTCTGACTCCACAGACTCGGTCATCTCCTCTGAATCAGGGAACACCTACTACCGGGTGGTGCTCATTGGGGAGCAGGGGGTGGGCAAGTCCACTCTGGCCAACATCTTTGCAGGCGTGCACGACAGCATGGACAGCGACTGTGAGGTGCTGGGAG aAGATACATATGAGCGAACCCTGATTGTTGATGGAGAAAGTGCGACAATTATACTCCTGGACATATGGGAAAATAAG GGAGAGAATGAATGGCTCCAAGACCACTGCATGCAAGTCGGGGATGCGTACCTGATTGTCTATTCCATCACTGACCGAGCGAGCTTTGAGAAGGCGTCTGAGCTGCGAATCCAGCTGCGCAGGGCCCGGCAGACAGAGGACATTCCTATAATCTTGGTTGGCAACAAAAGTGACCTGGTGCGGTGTCGAGAAGTGTCTGTATCAG AAGGGAGAGCATGTGCTGTGGTGTTCGACTGCAAGTTCATTGAGACCTCCGCGGCTGTCCAGCACAACGTCAAAGAGCTGTTTGAGGGCATTGTGCGGCAGGTGCGCCTTCGACGGGACAGCAAGGAGAAGAATGAGCGGCGTCTGGCCtaccagaaaagaagggagagcaTCCCCAGGAAAGCCAGGCGTTTCTGGGGCAAGATtgtggccaaaaacaacaaaaatatggcCTTCAAGCTCAAGTCCAAATCCTGCCATGACCTCTCTGTGCTCTAG